The Agarilytica rhodophyticola genome has a window encoding:
- the ssb gene encoding single-stranded DNA-binding protein, with protein sequence MVARGVNKVILVGNCGQDPETRYSAGGAAITNLSIATSDSWKDKQTGQMQDRTEWHRVVFFNRLAEVAGEYLRKGSKVYVEGRLQTRKWQGQDGQDRYTTEIVASEMQMLDSRGDNMSGGSYGGANQGMPQQGMGGQPGMQQQPGGYQQQAPQQPYQQPPAQQPPSQQQQPYGGGAQNTPPAAPEMDSFDDDIPF encoded by the coding sequence ATCGTGGCCAGAGGTGTTAATAAAGTCATATTAGTCGGCAACTGTGGGCAAGACCCAGAGACACGTTATAGCGCAGGAGGCGCGGCAATTACTAATCTAAGCATTGCGACATCAGATTCTTGGAAAGATAAGCAGACCGGGCAAATGCAGGATCGTACTGAATGGCACCGAGTGGTGTTCTTCAACCGCCTAGCGGAAGTGGCCGGTGAATACTTACGCAAAGGCAGTAAAGTCTATGTTGAAGGCCGCTTGCAAACCCGCAAATGGCAGGGACAAGACGGGCAAGACCGCTATACCACAGAAATTGTTGCCAGTGAGATGCAAATGCTCGACTCCCGTGGTGACAACATGTCTGGCGGCAGTTATGGCGGTGCTAATCAAGGTATGCCGCAGCAGGGCATGGGTGGTCAGCCGGGAATGCAACAACAGCCTGGTGGCTATCAGCAGCAAGCACCACAACAACCTTATCAGCAACCACCAGCGCAACAACCACCATCACAGCAACAACAGCCCTATGGTGGTGGAGCACAGAATACCCCGCCAGCTGCTCCTGAGATGGATAGCTTTGATGATGATATTCCGTTCTAG
- a CDS encoding LuxR C-terminal-related transcriptional regulator — protein MSEQSQGAKIPLIHIAIVSSNESFHTTLLATFIGEHINAKCSIIKRDTKKLPEDIQLVLLDCLQESIDSLNNILRELSAHSDNVVTALLNAEHSDEHENLLDWPCVSGIFYVDTPQDQLLRGIEQLLGGDYWVPRRLLHNFFNKHRQIVAGKNHASHSLSNIQLTNREREILKMIKDGMSNSAVSASLSLSEHTVKSHLYNIYKKIGVRNRMEASNWARDHQNINNL, from the coding sequence GTGTCAGAACAGAGTCAGGGCGCAAAAATCCCATTAATACACATTGCAATTGTTTCAAGTAATGAGAGCTTTCATACTACTCTTCTCGCTACTTTCATCGGTGAGCATATCAATGCCAAGTGCAGTATTATAAAGCGCGATACTAAAAAGCTCCCAGAAGACATTCAGCTCGTCTTGCTCGACTGCCTGCAGGAGAGTATAGACAGTTTAAACAACATATTACGTGAACTAAGTGCTCATTCTGACAATGTGGTGACAGCTCTGCTAAATGCTGAGCACAGTGATGAACATGAAAACCTATTGGATTGGCCTTGTGTCTCAGGGATATTCTACGTTGATACTCCCCAAGATCAGCTGTTACGCGGAATTGAACAATTGTTAGGCGGCGATTACTGGGTACCGAGACGACTGCTGCATAACTTTTTCAATAAGCACAGACAAATAGTCGCTGGCAAAAATCACGCAAGCCACTCCCTATCCAATATCCAGTTAACTAACCGCGAGCGGGAAATTCTTAAAATGATTAAAGACGGCATGAGTAATTCTGCCGTTTCCGCTTCTTTGTCTCTGAGCGAACATACCGTAAAGAGCCATCTCTATAACATTTATAAGAAGATAGGTGTCAGAAATAGGATGGAGGCCAGCAACTGGGCACGGGATCATCAAAATATCAACAACCTCTAA
- a CDS encoding M1 family aminopeptidase, whose protein sequence is MKFYIKHLICFFYLSFITSVYSADIVHKSNIDFIHYKAEITPDFITKSIEGTVEITFSPYVDNLDHLSFSVGAKQVNAVYFLAQKIDFSVEGDLFIVQLPAPLKANKAYSVKIEYKVSETRGLKFYDDHLFTVYHTKNWLISHNKLSDKATFDLSIKHDLTTTAIGNGTLVARKKVSGTQLVSRWKQNTPIPLYTFGFAVGEFEKHSMGTSGVNISVLYRQQIKSNLTADLINKAFADTADMLSFFESKAGFSLEQDYAYVVVDGYMAQEASGFSLVGEKFVHTLLNDKNENWFIAHELAHEWWGNSITSANFSHFWLNEGLVVFMVAAYKQHLFGEEAYRDEIALALKRIQRAVKEKRVAPVAFRKVIEEQDINRTMAYSKGALVFYMLREKLGDKLFWQSLKRYSLTYKGKSVTTQDLKSIFEQVSQVDLTAFFTRWVYGQKIPTIDI, encoded by the coding sequence ATGAAATTTTATATTAAACACTTAATTTGTTTCTTCTATTTGAGCTTTATCACATCAGTTTACTCGGCAGATATTGTGCATAAATCAAATATAGATTTTATTCATTATAAAGCGGAGATCACTCCCGACTTTATTACTAAATCAATAGAGGGAACTGTTGAAATTACTTTCAGTCCTTATGTGGATAATTTAGACCATTTGAGTTTTTCTGTGGGGGCTAAGCAGGTCAATGCCGTTTATTTCCTTGCACAAAAGATCGACTTCTCAGTTGAAGGTGATTTATTCATCGTACAGCTGCCAGCTCCTTTGAAAGCTAACAAAGCTTACTCAGTGAAAATAGAATATAAAGTATCAGAAACTCGTGGTTTGAAATTTTACGATGATCACCTTTTTACCGTTTACCATACAAAGAACTGGTTAATCTCTCATAACAAGCTATCAGATAAAGCCACCTTTGATTTATCAATTAAACATGATCTAACTACCACGGCTATTGGTAACGGAACTTTAGTTGCAAGAAAAAAAGTGAGCGGTACTCAATTAGTTTCACGCTGGAAACAAAATACGCCAATACCTTTATATACATTTGGCTTTGCCGTTGGTGAGTTTGAAAAACATTCTATGGGTACAAGTGGTGTCAATATATCCGTGCTTTATCGACAACAAATAAAATCAAATTTAACAGCAGACTTGATTAATAAGGCATTTGCAGATACCGCTGATATGCTTTCATTTTTTGAAAGTAAAGCAGGTTTCAGCCTTGAGCAAGATTATGCATATGTTGTTGTCGATGGTTATATGGCACAGGAAGCTTCTGGCTTTAGTTTAGTAGGAGAAAAGTTTGTTCATACCTTGTTAAATGACAAAAATGAAAATTGGTTTATTGCGCATGAACTTGCTCATGAATGGTGGGGCAATAGTATAACCAGCGCAAACTTTTCCCATTTTTGGTTAAATGAAGGTTTGGTTGTTTTCATGGTTGCAGCGTACAAGCAACATTTGTTTGGAGAAGAAGCCTACAGGGACGAAATAGCGTTAGCGCTCAAGCGTATACAACGTGCTGTAAAAGAAAAAAGGGTTGCACCTGTTGCTTTTAGAAAGGTAATTGAAGAGCAAGATATTAATCGTACTATGGCATATAGCAAAGGAGCATTGGTGTTTTATATGTTAAGAGAGAAGCTAGGCGATAAGCTATTCTGGCAAAGCTTGAAGCGATATAGCCTTACTTATAAAGGAAAATCAGTTACAACCCAAGATTTAAAATCAATTTTCGAACAAGTCTCTCAAGTTGACTTAACCGCTTTCTTTACACGTTGGGTATATGGTCAAAAAATTCCAACCATAGATATATAA
- a CDS encoding M23/M56 family metallopeptidase — translation MDSSVIQFTVESVIPWLIFSGFVYVCSSYITKNGNTSPSLWWSALAASFLPFIPLSFGFVDIVIPNLNYVNSSLESAQILKQASIAHASLKKIDLIVITLIVSYFCFICLKLIQLMAIWQRLKKLTGSSILIDELSSSRVKVAISSLNHSPFVFGAISPYIVLPKYFSSLEKDQQSILIQHELTHIANKDHIATILWRVLSILLWINPFVRKMEWQFIRAMEYRCDKLTIHRFNINKHDYAKTLLVSLKRSALLDNKNPVAQFNSSVLCTNDYKVRLTNIICPSNKSHFTIALTFSLMIIALFGIYTFLKTPSTTGILIWRHPLDNHTVTSTFSSISKIRHYKPHQGVDYVAERGSSVMSAADGIIVIADNKTLHPNYGNTILIQHKGGYQTLYSHLDSIDTKVGSWIRAGQAIGIIGDTGKATGVHLHFEVIKDNQRVDPSILLNRQS, via the coding sequence ATGGACTCCTCAGTTATTCAATTCACAGTAGAAAGTGTTATCCCTTGGCTGATTTTTTCTGGTTTTGTCTACGTTTGCTCATCCTATATAACCAAAAATGGTAATACTTCACCCAGTCTTTGGTGGTCTGCCCTTGCAGCCAGCTTTTTACCTTTTATTCCTTTATCATTTGGCTTCGTAGATATAGTGATTCCTAACCTAAATTATGTAAATTCAAGTTTGGAAAGCGCACAAATATTAAAGCAAGCCAGCATCGCTCACGCAAGCTTGAAAAAAATTGATTTAATTGTAATAACACTAATAGTTAGCTACTTTTGTTTTATTTGTTTAAAGTTAATTCAATTAATGGCTATTTGGCAAAGATTGAAAAAATTAACCGGCTCTTCCATATTAATTGATGAGCTGTCTAGCAGTAGAGTTAAGGTTGCAATTTCCTCTCTAAACCATAGTCCTTTTGTATTTGGCGCAATCTCACCTTACATTGTACTGCCTAAATATTTTTCATCGCTAGAAAAAGATCAACAAAGTATTTTGATTCAACATGAACTAACACATATTGCAAACAAAGATCATATTGCAACTATTTTATGGAGAGTATTAAGTATACTTTTATGGATAAATCCATTTGTAAGAAAAATGGAATGGCAGTTTATAAGAGCTATGGAATATCGGTGTGATAAACTGACTATACATCGATTTAATATCAATAAGCACGATTATGCAAAGACATTACTAGTATCATTGAAAAGAAGTGCTCTACTCGATAACAAAAACCCAGTGGCTCAATTTAATTCCAGTGTGCTTTGTACTAATGACTATAAAGTTAGGCTTACAAACATTATTTGTCCGTCGAATAAAAGTCACTTTACTATAGCCTTAACGTTTTCTTTGATGATAATCGCTCTTTTTGGTATATATACGTTTTTAAAAACCCCCTCAACGACAGGTATTTTAATTTGGCGACACCCACTTGATAACCATACGGTAACTTCAACATTTAGTAGTATCAGCAAAATAAGACATTATAAACCACATCAAGGCGTTGATTATGTCGCTGAAAGAGGTAGTTCGGTGATGTCTGCTGCTGATGGCATTATAGTTATTGCAGATAACAAAACATTACATCCTAATTATGGGAATACCATATTAATTCAGCATAAAGGTGGCTATCAAACTTTATATTCACATTTAGATTCTATTGACACTAAAGTGGGTTCTTGGATTAGAGCTGGACAGGCTATTGGAATCATTGGTGATACGGGTAAAGCTACTGGAGTTCATCTTCACTTTGAAGTTATTAAAGACAATCAACGAGTTGATCCGAGTATATTGTTAAATAGACAAAGTTGA
- a CDS encoding MFS transporter, which yields MSEVRTVSSLALLYAFRMLGLFMVLPVLMLYGDQYQGATPLLLGLALGVYGLTQACFQIPLGMLSDIVGRKPVIAGGLVVFAIGSVVAAVATTVEGLIIGRALQGSGAIASAIMAMVADLTSEENRTKAMAAIGASIGLSFSLAMILGPALAAIKGLSGVFALSAILSCIGIAIVFFLVPTPTSKGAHRDVAATPELFKQSVQNGQLLRLNLGIFSLHCILMVSFVCIPGVLESTLSLPKESHWQFYLPILLLAFIAMLPLMIVAEKKRKIKPVFLAAVLTLSVSCLLLMLQHQSFVGVVFIVFVFFVAFNLLESILPSLVSKIAPAGTKGTAMGIYSTSQFLGAFSGGLVGGWILQHYSVAMVFAFCAVLALLWFIVAISMLPPKHLTSLCVSIADDERVKKISQISGVEEAFHVIEESLLYLKVDKAKLDEQALNELAGLDAK from the coding sequence TTGTCTGAAGTTCGTACAGTGTCGTCACTTGCTCTGCTCTATGCATTTAGAATGCTAGGGCTGTTTATGGTGTTACCGGTATTGATGCTTTATGGAGATCAATACCAGGGAGCCACACCGCTTTTGCTAGGACTCGCTCTAGGTGTTTATGGACTCACGCAAGCTTGTTTTCAAATTCCTCTTGGTATGCTCTCAGATATTGTCGGCCGTAAACCTGTTATTGCTGGGGGGCTCGTTGTCTTCGCTATTGGCAGTGTTGTGGCTGCTGTTGCCACAACAGTGGAAGGTCTTATCATCGGCAGAGCTTTACAAGGGAGTGGTGCTATCGCGAGTGCTATTATGGCGATGGTGGCGGATCTTACTTCTGAAGAAAACCGCACAAAGGCGATGGCGGCGATAGGGGCCTCTATTGGTCTATCGTTTTCTTTGGCCATGATTCTCGGCCCGGCATTAGCCGCTATTAAGGGCTTATCGGGAGTATTTGCTTTGTCTGCAATATTATCTTGCATTGGCATTGCTATCGTATTTTTTCTTGTGCCCACGCCGACAAGTAAAGGGGCTCATCGAGACGTTGCCGCAACACCTGAGCTGTTCAAGCAAAGTGTTCAGAATGGTCAGCTGCTGCGATTAAACCTGGGTATATTTTCGTTACATTGTATTTTAATGGTGAGCTTTGTATGTATTCCGGGTGTCTTGGAGTCAACATTATCTTTACCTAAGGAAAGTCATTGGCAGTTTTACTTGCCGATCCTATTGCTTGCTTTTATCGCGATGTTGCCACTGATGATTGTGGCTGAGAAGAAGCGCAAAATTAAGCCGGTTTTTTTGGCCGCAGTATTGACCTTGAGTGTCAGCTGTTTGCTTTTAATGTTACAGCACCAATCCTTTGTTGGGGTGGTTTTCATTGTTTTTGTATTTTTCGTGGCTTTTAATTTGTTGGAATCCATTCTGCCTTCGCTAGTAAGCAAAATTGCACCAGCGGGCACAAAAGGTACGGCCATGGGAATTTATTCCACTAGCCAGTTTCTCGGAGCTTTTAGCGGAGGTTTAGTTGGTGGTTGGATACTACAACATTATTCCGTGGCCATGGTGTTTGCTTTTTGCGCTGTCTTAGCGCTTCTATGGTTTATCGTGGCTATATCCATGTTACCCCCCAAGCATCTTACTAGTTTATGTGTCAGTATCGCCGATGATGAGAGAGTGAAAAAGATATCTCAAATCAGTGGAGTGGAAGAGGCATTCCATGTGATCGAAGAGTCACTTTTATATTTGAAAGTAGATAAAGCCAAGTTAGATGAACAGGCTCTAAATGAATTGGCCGGCTTAGATGCAAAATAA
- a CDS encoding BlaI/MecI/CopY family transcriptional regulator, whose translation MTPNSTELEILKLLWKKQPLTAKEIHKHLESKYWWSYSSTRKTLERMGNKGILEIGSQGNKKTFRALLEKIPTLASCMQEFATNVLELDEPLPVNMFADSRLIDKEELDELEKLLNELSEGKKEK comes from the coding sequence ATGACACCAAATTCAACAGAGTTAGAAATACTAAAGCTTCTTTGGAAAAAACAACCATTAACAGCCAAAGAAATTCATAAACACCTAGAATCAAAATATTGGTGGTCATACTCATCTACACGCAAAACTTTGGAAAGAATGGGTAATAAAGGGATTTTGGAAATTGGTTCACAGGGCAATAAAAAAACGTTTAGAGCATTACTTGAAAAAATACCTACGCTAGCATCCTGCATGCAAGAATTTGCAACTAATGTCTTAGAATTAGATGAACCTCTGCCCGTAAATATGTTTGCTGACAGTCGTTTAATAGATAAAGAAGAGTTAGATGAATTAGAAAAATTATTAAATGAATTGTCTGAAGGAAAAAAAGAAAAGTAA
- the uvrA gene encoding excinuclease ABC subunit UvrA produces MEKIIVRGARTHNLKDVDIEIPRDKLVVITGLSGSGKSSLAFDTLYAEGQRRYVESLSTYARQFLSMMEKPDVDHIEGLSPAISIEQKSTSHNPRSTVGTITEVYDYLRLLFARVGEPRCPIHGEPLAAQTISQMVDTVLKMPEGSKTMLLAPIVRDRKGEHLHVLESLRRDGFIRARIDNIAVDLDDAPALDKKKKHTIEVIVDRFKVRADLKTRLAESFETAINLSSGIAIIADMDGKNPDQIFSAKHSCPVCDYSLAELEPRLFSFNNPAGACPECDGLGVKQFFSEEKIVQFPESSLSEGAIRGWDRRNLYYFHMLNSLAEHYGFDIDKPWKKLTKKHRNIILYGSKNEVIDFSYVNDRGDTYHRSHTFEGVIPNMDRRYRDTDSASVREELTKFLSTMNCPECDGARLKKDARHVFIDNRNLPTITEMPVGEAYTYFKKLKFTGAKRKIADKILKEVEDRFRFLVDVGLNYLTLNRSADTLSGGEAQRIRLASQIGAGLVGVMYILDEPSIGLHQRDNDRLLSTLTHLRDLGNTVIVVEHDEDAIRTADYVIDVGPGAGVHGGQIIAAGKCSQIEKSRKSLTGDYLSGRKAIDIPDERHPYDEDRILSLIGATGNNLQDVTLNIPCGLMTCITGVSGSGKSTLINGTLYPLAATHLNGATTLTAAEHEAVEGLENFDKCVDIDQSPIGRTPRSNPATYTGIFTPIRELFAGTPEARARGYKPGRFSFNVKGGRCEACQGDGVVKVEMHFLPDVYVPCDVCHGKRYNRETLDIKYKGKNIHECLDLTVEDAREFFDAIPSVAKKLQTLMDVGLSYIRLGQAATTLSGGEAQRVKLSRELSKRDTGKTLYILDEPTTGLHFHDIKQLLIVLHRLRDHGNTVVVIEHNLDVVKTADWIIDLGPEGGSGGGQIIAEGTPEQVTKVKGSHTGRFLKPLLQK; encoded by the coding sequence GTGGAAAAGATTATAGTTCGTGGGGCTCGTACTCATAATTTAAAAGACGTCGATATTGAAATCCCAAGGGATAAACTTGTTGTAATCACAGGCCTTTCAGGCTCAGGCAAATCTTCACTCGCATTTGACACACTATATGCCGAAGGACAAAGACGCTACGTAGAGTCTTTGTCGACCTACGCCAGGCAGTTTTTATCCATGATGGAAAAGCCAGATGTGGATCATATTGAAGGCTTAAGTCCAGCAATATCTATCGAACAAAAATCCACCTCTCACAACCCTCGCTCAACAGTGGGCACCATCACTGAAGTGTACGACTATTTGCGCTTGTTGTTTGCCCGTGTTGGCGAACCGAGGTGCCCTATTCACGGAGAGCCTCTGGCAGCACAAACCATATCCCAAATGGTAGACACTGTGCTGAAAATGCCTGAAGGCAGCAAAACCATGTTGCTCGCACCCATAGTTAGAGATCGTAAAGGTGAGCACTTACACGTATTAGAGTCTCTGCGCAGAGATGGATTTATCCGTGCTCGCATCGACAACATCGCAGTCGATCTGGATGATGCTCCTGCCCTTGATAAGAAGAAAAAACACACGATCGAAGTCATCGTTGACCGCTTTAAGGTAAGAGCAGACCTAAAAACTAGGCTTGCAGAGTCTTTTGAGACTGCCATTAACCTCTCTAGCGGCATCGCTATAATCGCTGATATGGATGGCAAAAATCCTGATCAAATATTTTCAGCTAAGCACTCCTGCCCTGTGTGTGACTACTCACTGGCAGAATTAGAGCCCCGCCTTTTCTCTTTTAACAACCCTGCTGGTGCTTGTCCTGAGTGTGACGGTTTAGGTGTAAAACAGTTTTTTTCTGAAGAGAAAATTGTCCAATTTCCAGAGTCTTCATTGTCTGAAGGTGCTATACGAGGTTGGGACAGACGCAACCTCTATTACTTCCATATGCTCAACTCTCTCGCCGAGCATTATGGCTTTGATATTGATAAGCCATGGAAGAAACTCACTAAAAAGCACCGTAATATCATTCTTTATGGTTCAAAAAATGAAGTGATTGACTTCAGCTATGTCAACGACAGAGGTGATACTTATCACCGCAGCCATACGTTTGAAGGGGTCATTCCCAATATGGATCGCCGCTATCGCGATACTGATTCGGCTTCAGTGCGAGAAGAACTGACAAAATTCCTCTCTACCATGAACTGCCCGGAATGTGATGGCGCCAGGCTGAAAAAAGATGCACGTCATGTATTTATAGATAATCGCAATCTTCCAACAATTACCGAAATGCCTGTGGGCGAAGCGTATACTTACTTCAAGAAGTTAAAGTTCACCGGAGCCAAGCGTAAGATTGCAGATAAAATCCTAAAAGAAGTAGAAGATCGCTTTCGCTTCCTAGTGGATGTTGGTCTTAATTATCTTACTCTTAATCGCAGTGCCGATACTCTCTCCGGTGGGGAAGCTCAACGTATTCGTTTGGCCAGTCAAATTGGTGCAGGCTTGGTGGGCGTTATGTACATTCTCGATGAGCCTTCAATAGGATTGCACCAACGGGACAACGACAGGCTACTCTCAACCCTCACACACTTACGTGACTTAGGCAACACTGTAATCGTGGTAGAGCACGATGAAGACGCCATACGAACCGCTGATTACGTCATTGATGTAGGCCCAGGTGCTGGGGTTCACGGTGGTCAGATCATCGCGGCAGGCAAATGCAGCCAAATAGAGAAGTCACGCAAGTCTCTCACTGGCGACTATTTGTCAGGACGAAAAGCCATAGATATTCCAGATGAGCGTCATCCTTACGATGAAGACCGAATATTGTCCCTCATCGGGGCAACCGGCAACAACCTGCAAGATGTAACGCTTAATATTCCATGCGGTCTTATGACCTGCATTACCGGGGTTTCTGGATCGGGCAAATCAACCCTTATTAACGGCACGCTCTACCCACTGGCAGCCACACATCTCAATGGTGCGACCACGTTAACTGCCGCTGAACATGAGGCCGTAGAGGGTCTGGAAAACTTTGATAAGTGTGTAGATATAGACCAAAGCCCTATTGGCAGAACACCGCGTTCCAATCCCGCTACTTACACCGGTATTTTTACACCAATTCGAGAATTATTTGCCGGCACCCCCGAGGCTAGAGCACGAGGTTATAAGCCGGGTCGCTTTAGCTTTAATGTAAAAGGAGGACGCTGTGAAGCATGCCAGGGCGACGGCGTTGTCAAAGTGGAAATGCACTTCTTACCCGATGTCTATGTGCCCTGTGATGTCTGCCATGGCAAGCGCTACAACCGAGAAACGCTGGATATTAAATACAAAGGCAAAAATATCCATGAGTGTTTGGATCTAACGGTGGAAGACGCACGTGAATTCTTTGATGCGATTCCCAGTGTTGCTAAGAAATTACAAACCTTAATGGATGTGGGGCTCTCTTATATACGTCTCGGGCAAGCTGCTACAACCCTTTCGGGTGGTGAGGCACAGCGGGTAAAACTTTCCAGGGAACTGTCTAAACGAGATACTGGTAAAACCCTATATATCCTGGATGAACCTACCACAGGTTTGCATTTTCACGATATCAAGCAACTGCTTATTGTACTCCATCGCTTGCGAGATCACGGTAACACCGTGGTTGTTATCGAACATAATTTAGACGTAGTGAAAACCGCTGACTGGATTATTGATCTAGGACCTGAAGGAGGTAGTGGTGGAGGGCAGATTATTGCTGAAGGGACACCTGAGCAAGTCACTAAAGTAAAGGGATCTCATACTGGACGCTTTTTAAAGCCGCTATTACAAAAATAG